A window of the Bacillus andreraoultii genome harbors these coding sequences:
- the ileS gene encoding isoleucine--tRNA ligase, with product MDYKDTLLMPKTDFPMRGNLPKKEPEVQARWEEMNIYKKVQERTKGRPKFILHDGPPYANGSLHMGHALNKVLKDFIVRSRSMMGYDAPYVPGWDTHGLPIEQELTKKGVKRKEMAVAEFRELCEKYAYEQVEIQREGFKKLGVRGDWDHPYLTLHHSFEAQQIRVFGEMAKKGLIYKGLKPVYWSPSSESALAEAEIEYKDTKSPSIYVAFPVKDGKDVLDQDTEIIIWTTTPWTIPANLGISVHPHLQYVVVQVEDRKFLIAEDLLKSVSEELDWTKYEVIKTVRGSDLEYTLAKHPFYDRDSLVMLGEHVTTDAGTGCVHTAPGHGEDDFYVGQKYNLGVLSPIDDKGCMTEEAPGFEGLFYDKANKAITEKLEEVGALLKLSFFTHSYPHDWRTKKPVIFRATPQWFASIDPIREQLLTEIHNVHWYNKWGETRLYNMIRDRGDWCISRQRVWGVPIPVFYAENGEPIITEETIEHVANLFANHGSNIWFEREAKELLPEGFSHPGSPNGRFTKESDIMDVWFDSGSSHHGVLRTRDELQFPADIYLEGSDQYRGWFNSSLIISVAVNGIAPYKGVVSNGFTVDAEGKKMSKSVGNVIVPDQVTKQFGADILRLWVSSVDYTADVKVFMDNFKQVSEVYRKIRNTLRFMLGTTSDFDPKVDAVSYEDLREVDQYMLVKLNNLVKNVRYAYEQYNFMDIYHDMSKFFTIDLSSFYLDFAKDVLYIEARNHPVRRAMQTVIYECLVSLTKMLSPILAHTADEVWGYINGVEEESVQLTDLPDYKKLPRADELEEKWSKFMDLRDDVLKALEEARNDKVIGKSLTAKVSLYVRDDVKQLLDSISENIGQIFIVSDFEIAGSYEEAPEDALKLEHAAIVVSKAEGETCERCWVVKKDVGHNHNHPTLCSRCASTVEEHYSDLV from the coding sequence TTGGATTATAAAGACACATTATTAATGCCGAAAACAGATTTCCCAATGCGTGGAAATCTCCCTAAAAAAGAGCCAGAAGTGCAAGCCCGTTGGGAAGAAATGAATATTTATAAAAAAGTACAGGAACGGACTAAAGGGCGGCCTAAATTTATTCTTCATGACGGCCCACCATATGCAAATGGGAGTCTTCATATGGGTCATGCACTAAATAAAGTGTTAAAAGACTTTATCGTTCGTTCGCGCTCAATGATGGGCTATGATGCACCATATGTACCTGGTTGGGATACACATGGGCTACCGATTGAGCAAGAGTTAACGAAAAAAGGTGTTAAGAGGAAAGAAATGGCAGTTGCTGAATTTCGTGAGTTATGTGAGAAATACGCATATGAACAAGTCGAAATTCAACGAGAAGGATTTAAAAAATTAGGGGTTCGCGGTGATTGGGACCATCCATATTTAACTTTGCATCACTCTTTTGAAGCACAGCAAATTCGTGTGTTTGGTGAAATGGCGAAAAAAGGCTTAATTTATAAAGGGCTGAAGCCAGTTTATTGGTCACCATCATCTGAATCAGCATTAGCTGAGGCAGAAATTGAATATAAAGATACGAAATCACCGTCAATTTATGTAGCTTTCCCAGTAAAAGACGGAAAAGATGTACTCGATCAAGATACCGAAATTATTATTTGGACAACAACCCCATGGACAATTCCTGCAAACCTAGGTATTTCTGTCCATCCGCATTTACAATATGTTGTAGTACAAGTTGAGGATAGAAAATTTTTAATTGCAGAGGATTTATTAAAATCAGTCAGTGAAGAACTAGATTGGACGAAATATGAAGTAATTAAAACTGTTCGAGGATCAGATCTTGAATACACTCTTGCTAAACATCCATTTTATGACAGAGACTCTCTTGTTATGTTAGGTGAACATGTAACAACTGATGCAGGTACGGGTTGTGTTCATACTGCACCTGGTCATGGTGAAGATGACTTTTATGTTGGTCAAAAATATAACTTAGGTGTTTTAAGTCCAATAGATGACAAAGGATGTATGACTGAAGAAGCGCCTGGATTCGAAGGTCTATTTTATGATAAAGCAAATAAAGCTATTACAGAAAAATTAGAAGAAGTCGGCGCATTATTAAAACTTTCATTCTTTACGCACTCGTATCCACATGATTGGCGGACAAAGAAACCTGTAATATTCCGTGCAACACCACAATGGTTTGCTTCAATTGATCCTATCCGTGAACAATTATTAACTGAAATTCATAATGTTCATTGGTATAACAAGTGGGGTGAAACAAGATTATATAATATGATTCGCGATCGTGGGGACTGGTGTATTTCTCGTCAACGTGTTTGGGGAGTGCCAATTCCAGTGTTTTATGCTGAAAATGGTGAACCTATTATTACTGAAGAAACAATTGAACATGTGGCAAATCTTTTTGCGAATCATGGTTCAAATATTTGGTTTGAAAGAGAAGCGAAAGAGCTTTTACCTGAAGGGTTCAGTCATCCAGGAAGTCCGAATGGTCGGTTTACTAAAGAAAGCGACATTATGGATGTTTGGTTTGATTCCGGTTCTTCACATCATGGTGTGTTAAGAACTCGTGATGAACTACAATTCCCTGCCGACATTTACTTAGAAGGTTCTGATCAATATCGTGGTTGGTTTAATTCGAGTCTAATCATTAGTGTTGCTGTTAACGGAATTGCTCCATATAAAGGTGTTGTTTCTAATGGATTTACAGTAGATGCTGAAGGGAAAAAAATGTCAAAATCAGTTGGAAACGTCATTGTACCTGATCAAGTAACCAAACAATTTGGTGCTGATATTTTACGTCTTTGGGTCTCTTCGGTAGATTACACAGCGGATGTAAAAGTTTTTATGGACAATTTCAAACAAGTTTCAGAGGTTTATCGAAAGATTCGTAATACGTTACGTTTTATGCTTGGTACAACATCTGATTTTGACCCAAAAGTGGATGCAGTATCTTATGAAGATTTACGTGAAGTTGATCAATATATGCTCGTTAAATTGAATAATTTAGTGAAGAATGTTCGCTATGCATATGAGCAGTATAATTTTATGGATATTTACCATGATATGAGTAAATTCTTTACGATTGATTTAAGTTCATTTTATTTAGACTTTGCAAAAGATGTTTTATATATTGAGGCAAGAAATCATCCGGTTCGACGTGCGATGCAGACAGTTATTTATGAATGTTTAGTTTCCTTAACAAAAATGTTATCACCAATTTTGGCACATACAGCTGATGAAGTTTGGGGATATATTAATGGTGTGGAGGAAGAAAGTGTTCAATTAACAGATCTTCCAGATTATAAAAAGTTGCCAAGAGCAGATGAGTTGGAAGAAAAATGGTCTAAATTTATGGATTTACGCGATGATGTTTTGAAAGCATTAGAAGAGGCACGTAATGATAAAGTTATTGGAAAGTCTTTAACAGCTAAAGTGTCATTATATGTGCGAGATGATGTTAAACAACTACTTGATTCCATTTCAGAAAATATTGGACAAATCTTTATTGTATCTGATTTTGAAATTGCTGGTAGTTATGAAGAAGCACCAGAGGATGCATTAAAATTAGAGCATGCAGCGATTGTAGTTTCTAAAGCTGAAGGTGAAACATGTGAGCGTTGTTGGGTTGTTAAAAAAGATGTCGGACATAATCATAATCACCCAACACTTTGCTCTCGATGCGCATCTACTGTAGAAGAACACTATAGTGATTTAGTTTAA
- a CDS encoding DivIVA domain-containing protein — MPLTPLDIHNKEFSKTFRGFDEDEVNEFLDQVIKDYEMIIREKKELENQLKETQEKLTHFSNIEETLNKSIVVAQEAAEEVKSTAQKEAKLIIREAEKNADRIVNEALSKARKIAIEIEDLKKQSKVFRNRFKLLVEAQLDMINSNDWDNLMEFNVDATELKSAKEESIS; from the coding sequence ATGCCTTTAACGCCGTTAGATATACATAATAAAGAATTTTCAAAAACTTTTCGTGGGTTTGATGAAGATGAAGTAAATGAATTTTTAGATCAAGTAATTAAAGATTATGAAATGATTATTAGAGAAAAAAAGGAATTAGAAAATCAATTAAAAGAAACGCAAGAAAAATTAACACATTTTTCCAATATTGAAGAAACGTTAAACAAATCGATTGTTGTTGCTCAGGAAGCTGCTGAAGAAGTAAAAAGTACGGCACAAAAAGAAGCGAAATTAATTATTCGTGAAGCAGAAAAAAATGCTGATCGCATCGTGAATGAAGCTTTATCTAAAGCAAGAAAGATTGCCATTGAAATAGAAGATTTAAAGAAACAATCAAAAGTTTTTCGCAATCGTTTCAAATTATTAGTCGAAGCACAGTTAGACATGATTAATTCGAATGATTGGGATAACTTAATGGAATTCAATGTAGATGCGACGGAATTAAAATCAGCTAAAGAAGAGTCAATATCGTAA
- a CDS encoding YlmH family RNA-binding protein, with protein MSIYQHFRPEEKEFIDQVLNWRDSVEQTYAPRLTDFLDPRQQYIVNSIIGKNHDWKVSFFGGIEMAERKRAIIYPNYFTPIEDDYEITLFEIMYPEKFVTLTHPEVLGSLMGLGLKRSKFGDIFIREKSIQFLTASEIAEYIRANFVMVGRTKIQLVERPFTEILNFAESISELNFTVSSLRIDTVLANASRLSRQKIQSLIEQGLVKVNWAVVHSTSYELQEGDVISARGIGRIRLLTIGDKTKKDKWKITVGKYK; from the coding sequence ATGTCAATATATCAACATTTTCGTCCTGAAGAAAAGGAGTTTATAGATCAAGTACTTAATTGGAGAGATTCGGTTGAACAAACATATGCACCGAGGTTAACTGATTTTTTAGATCCTCGGCAACAATATATAGTCAATTCAATTATTGGCAAGAATCATGACTGGAAAGTTTCTTTTTTTGGTGGAATTGAAATGGCCGAACGGAAACGAGCTATTATCTATCCGAACTACTTTACACCAATAGAGGATGATTACGAAATCACTCTATTTGAAATCATGTACCCGGAGAAATTTGTAACTCTTACCCATCCGGAAGTGCTAGGAAGTTTAATGGGTTTAGGCTTAAAACGAAGTAAGTTTGGAGATATATTCATCCGTGAAAAGTCTATTCAATTTTTAACTGCATCGGAAATAGCAGAATATATCCGTGCGAATTTTGTCATGGTTGGCCGGACAAAAATACAGTTAGTAGAAAGACCATTCACTGAAATCCTCAATTTTGCAGAGTCTATCAGTGAGTTAAATTTTACTGTATCATCATTACGTATTGATACAGTTTTGGCAAATGCAAGTCGTCTATCAAGACAAAAGATACAGTCATTAATTGAACAAGGTCTTGTTAAAGTGAATTGGGCAGTTGTTCATTCCACCTCTTATGAACTTCAAGAAGGAGATGTAATATCTGCTCGAGGAATTGGTAGAATTCGATTGCTTACAATTGGAGATAAAACAAAAAAGGATAAATGGAAAATTACAGTAGGAAAATATAAATAA
- a CDS encoding YggT family protein, whose product MIRGGKVTIIISAINSLINIYFYALIIYIFMSWIPGARESQIGEFLGRICEPYLEQFRRFIPPLGMIDFSPIVALFVLQLAQVGLHSIGTWF is encoded by the coding sequence ATGATACGAGGTGGTAAGGTGACAATTATTATTTCTGCAATCAATTCTTTAATAAATATTTATTTTTATGCCTTAATTATTTATATATTTATGTCTTGGATACCAGGTGCGAGGGAATCACAAATTGGCGAGTTTTTAGGACGTATTTGTGAACCATATCTAGAACAATTTCGTCGTTTTATACCGCCTCTTGGTATGATAGATTTTTCTCCAATTGTTGCTTTATTTGTACTACAATTAGCCCAAGTTGGCCTTCACTCCATTGGTACATGGTTTTAA
- a CDS encoding cell division protein SepF: MGLKSKIKTWFFLDDNYEDEYEEEEYITHENVNETNQTNFQSHQKKNVVSLQSVKNSSKLVLVEPRVFNQSQEIADHLKNRRAVVVNLQQIDKSEARRIVDFLSGTVYAIGGEIQKIGTYIVLCTPDNVEVSGTISEVLLDQNFDDTRW; the protein is encoded by the coding sequence ATGGGTTTAAAATCAAAAATAAAAACATGGTTCTTTTTGGATGATAATTATGAAGATGAGTATGAAGAGGAAGAATATATAACACATGAAAATGTGAACGAAACAAATCAGACAAATTTTCAATCACACCAAAAGAAAAATGTCGTCAGTCTTCAAAGTGTAAAAAACTCCTCAAAACTCGTACTGGTTGAGCCGAGAGTATTTAATCAATCGCAGGAAATTGCAGATCATTTAAAAAATCGTCGAGCAGTTGTAGTGAATTTACAACAAATTGATAAAAGTGAAGCAAGGCGGATAGTTGACTTCTTAAGTGGCACTGTCTATGCTATTGGCGGTGAAATACAAAAAATAGGTACATATATTGTTTTGTGTACCCCCGATAATGTAGAAGTTTCAGGAACGATTTCTGAAGTACTTTTAGACCAAAATTTTGATGATACGAGGTGGTAA
- a CDS encoding YggS family pyridoxal phosphate-dependent enzyme: MNSIKGNYERLNEKLTKACQKSNRRREDITVIAVTKYVSVERANEAIELGIRNLGENRDQEFLKKYEVLGNRAKWHFIGTLQTRKVKNIIDKIEYIHSLDRLSLAKEINKRAGRTISCFVQVNVSGENSKHGLRPDEVIPFIEQLKDYPNIKVVGLMTMAPHIDDETVLRNCFRSLKRLQKEVQQLQLPYAPCTELSMGMSNDFEIAVEEGATYIRIGSALVGE, encoded by the coding sequence TTGAACTCAATAAAAGGCAATTACGAACGACTTAATGAAAAGCTTACAAAAGCATGTCAGAAGTCAAATAGAAGACGTGAAGATATCACTGTAATAGCGGTAACTAAGTATGTTAGTGTTGAACGTGCTAATGAAGCGATAGAATTAGGTATTCGTAATTTAGGTGAAAATCGTGATCAAGAGTTTTTAAAAAAATATGAGGTTTTAGGAAATCGTGCTAAATGGCATTTTATTGGTACACTACAAACAAGAAAAGTTAAAAACATTATTGATAAAATTGAATATATTCACTCCCTAGATCGTCTTTCTTTAGCTAAAGAGATTAATAAAAGAGCAGGTAGGACCATATCTTGTTTTGTTCAAGTAAATGTAAGTGGTGAAAACTCAAAGCATGGTTTAAGACCTGATGAAGTAATCCCATTTATTGAGCAATTAAAAGATTATCCGAATATAAAAGTAGTTGGATTAATGACAATGGCGCCCCATATTGATGATGAAACAGTATTGCGGAATTGTTTTCGCTCATTAAAAAGACTTCAAAAAGAAGTGCAACAATTGCAATTACCTTATGCTCCGTGTACCGAGCTTTCCATGGGGATGTCAAATGATTTTGAAATTGCGGTGGAAGAGGGAGCCACTTATATCCGTATAGGGTCAGCGTTAGTAGGCGAGTAA
- the pgeF gene encoding peptidoglycan editing factor PgeF, with the protein MKEPFHFVDESYYLIHHWQKINPQVVAGFTTKNGGTSSEPYESNNFGFHVGDQQEKVVQNRKRLAQKINFPLENWVSCEQTHGINIYQVTERDKGKGSSLYSDSIKDCDGIFTDQNHILLTLMYADCVPIFFLAPENNIGIVHAGWKGTVNNIVRSFIEQWRKSGIRKETIHVTIGPSICNKCYIVDNKVIKEVQKLPIDNAQSCYEQIEENQYRIDLKELNRLLLLKEGIKQENILVTSLCSSCNDTHFFSHRRDHGRTGRMMGFIGIREEKN; encoded by the coding sequence ATGAAAGAGCCTTTTCATTTCGTTGATGAATCATATTATTTAATTCATCATTGGCAAAAAATTAACCCGCAAGTTGTTGCTGGCTTTACAACGAAAAATGGTGGAACAAGCAGTGAGCCATATGAAAGTAATAATTTTGGATTTCATGTAGGGGATCAACAAGAAAAGGTTGTTCAAAATAGAAAAAGACTTGCTCAAAAAATAAACTTTCCGTTAGAAAATTGGGTCTCATGTGAGCAAACCCACGGAATTAATATATACCAAGTTACTGAAAGAGATAAAGGAAAAGGATCAAGTCTGTATTCCGATAGTATAAAAGATTGTGACGGAATTTTCACAGACCAAAATCATATACTATTGACTCTAATGTATGCTGATTGTGTACCAATATTCTTTCTAGCTCCAGAAAATAATATAGGAATTGTCCATGCTGGATGGAAAGGTACAGTCAACAATATCGTTCGCTCCTTTATTGAACAATGGAGAAAATCTGGTATACGTAAAGAAACAATTCATGTTACAATAGGACCTTCTATTTGCAATAAATGCTATATTGTCGATAATAAAGTGATAAAGGAAGTGCAAAAGCTTCCAATTGACAATGCGCAAAGTTGCTATGAACAAATTGAGGAGAACCAATACAGAATAGACTTAAAAGAATTGAATAGGTTGTTACTCTTAAAAGAAGGAATTAAGCAAGAAAACATACTAGTAACTAGTCTTTGTTCTAGTTGCAACGATACTCACTTTTTCTCTCATCGCCGTGATCATGGCAGAACAGGACGTATGATGGGGTTTATTGGAATAAGGGAGGAAAAAAATTGA
- the sigG gene encoding RNA polymerase sporulation sigma factor SigG: MMRNKVEICGVDTSKLPVLKNEEMRELFKKMQAGDLSAREQLINGNLRLVLSVIQRFNNRGEYVDDLFQVGCIGLMKSIDNFDLSQNVRFSTYAVPMIIGEIRRYLRDNNPIRVSRSLRDIAYKSLQIRERLIAETSKEPTAEEIAKELGVPQEEIVFALDAIQDPVSLFEPIYNDGGDPIYVMDQLSDEKNKDTNWIDEIALKEGIRRLNEREKMILKKRFFQGKTQMEVAEEIGISQAQVSRLEKAAIKVVAKNIQ, translated from the coding sequence ATGATGCGCAACAAAGTAGAAATCTGTGGAGTAGACACTTCAAAACTTCCCGTTTTAAAAAATGAGGAAATGAGAGAGTTATTTAAGAAAATGCAGGCTGGTGACTTAAGTGCCAGAGAGCAATTGATTAATGGGAATTTACGCCTCGTATTAAGTGTTATTCAAAGATTTAACAATCGCGGAGAGTATGTTGATGACTTATTCCAAGTAGGCTGTATTGGTTTAATGAAATCGATCGATAACTTTGACTTAAGTCAAAATGTTCGATTTTCGACTTATGCGGTGCCAATGATTATTGGAGAGATACGACGGTATTTGCGTGATAATAATCCAATTCGTGTTTCTCGATCATTAAGAGATATCGCCTACAAGTCACTTCAAATTCGAGAACGATTAATTGCAGAAACTTCAAAAGAACCTACAGCAGAAGAAATCGCTAAGGAGTTAGGTGTCCCACAAGAGGAGATTGTATTTGCTTTAGATGCTATCCAAGACCCAGTATCATTATTTGAACCTATTTATAATGATGGGGGAGATCCGATTTATGTAATGGATCAATTAAGCGATGAAAAAAATAAAGATACAAATTGGATTGATGAAATTGCCTTAAAAGAAGGGATTCGCCGTCTTAACGAAAGAGAAAAAATGATATTAAAAAAACGTTTCTTCCAAGGGAAAACTCAAATGGAAGTTGCAGAGGAAATTGGCATTTCTCAAGCACAAGTTTCAAGGCTTGAAAAAGCAGCTATAAAAGTCGTTGCCAAAAATATTCAGTAA
- the sigE gene encoding RNA polymerase sporulation sigma factor SigE: MRKLKFYLQYYWTKILRKLHLKADEIYYIGGSEALPPPLSKEEEEILINKLPAGDETARSMLIERNLRLVVYIAKKFENTGINIEDLISIGTIGLIKAVNTFNPEKKIKLATYASRCIENEILMYLRRNNKVRSEVSFDEPLNIDWDGNELLLSDVLGTEDDIITKDIEARVDRKLLMKALHTLSDREKQIMELRFGLVGGEEKTQKDVADMLGISQSYISRLEKRIFKRLRKEFEKMV, from the coding sequence ATGAGAAAGTTGAAGTTTTATTTACAATATTATTGGACGAAAATTTTGAGAAAACTACATTTAAAGGCTGATGAAATTTACTATATTGGGGGAAGTGAGGCTCTACCACCTCCGCTATCAAAGGAAGAGGAAGAGATATTAATAAATAAACTTCCAGCGGGAGATGAAACAGCTCGCTCCATGCTGATTGAGCGTAATTTACGGTTAGTTGTCTATATTGCTAAAAAATTTGAAAATACAGGTATTAACATAGAGGATTTAATAAGTATTGGTACGATCGGCTTAATTAAAGCTGTGAACACCTTTAATCCTGAAAAGAAAATTAAGCTAGCTACCTATGCTTCTCGTTGTATAGAAAATGAAATATTAATGTATTTACGAAGAAATAACAAGGTTCGTTCAGAAGTATCGTTTGATGAACCTCTTAATATTGATTGGGACGGTAATGAGTTACTTTTATCAGATGTTTTAGGAACGGAAGACGACATCATTACAAAAGATATAGAAGCACGTGTCGATCGGAAACTATTAATGAAAGCTTTACATACATTATCCGATCGAGAAAAACAAATTATGGAATTACGTTTCGGCTTAGTTGGTGGTGAAGAAAAAACCCAAAAAGATGTTGCGGATATGTTAGGTATTTCTCAATCGTATATTTCACGATTGGAAAAAAGAATTTTTAAACGTTTACGTAAAGAATTTGAAAAAATGGTTTAA
- the spoIIGA gene encoding sigma-E processing peptidase SpoIIGA, whose translation MTVYLDIIWLLNFLFDSLLLYLTGLILKRKITKLRIFIGGFIGSLIVFAPFTAIATLLSSPFIKVCISILMVWVAFGFKRLRFIITNLLSFYLVTFTTGGALIGLHYLLSFRFDVSNTFMLAQVRGFGDPISWLFVALAFPLVLYFSRRTIDSWETRKIQYDQLIDVDITINNQTIRLKGLIDSGNQLYDPLTKKPVVIVSLEKTANIFPEEVLAVFQDVNKIWKEDYLPMEWVHKISIIPYRVVGKENQLMAAVKPEEVVIHDGDEAYHTNRLLLAFVNQKLSSEDSFDCIIHPKILQQSDHEQVS comes from the coding sequence TTGACAGTTTATTTAGATATTATATGGCTATTGAACTTTTTATTTGACAGCCTATTACTCTATTTAACCGGATTAATTTTGAAGAGAAAAATAACAAAACTGAGAATATTTATTGGTGGTTTTATCGGTTCGTTAATCGTTTTTGCACCATTTACAGCAATCGCAACACTCTTGTCCTCACCATTCATAAAAGTATGTATATCAATCTTAATGGTGTGGGTTGCATTTGGGTTTAAGCGATTACGATTTATAATAACTAATTTGTTGTCTTTTTATTTAGTAACATTTACAACTGGTGGTGCGTTAATTGGTTTGCACTATTTACTAAGTTTTCGATTCGATGTTAGTAACACTTTCATGTTAGCTCAAGTTCGTGGTTTTGGAGATCCGATTAGTTGGCTTTTCGTTGCACTTGCATTCCCACTCGTACTTTATTTTTCAAGAAGGACGATCGATAGCTGGGAAACAAGAAAAATCCAATATGATCAACTAATTGATGTTGATATTACAATCAATAATCAAACGATTCGATTAAAAGGATTGATTGATAGTGGAAACCAGTTATATGATCCATTAACAAAAAAGCCGGTTGTCATTGTTTCACTTGAAAAAACAGCAAACATATTTCCTGAAGAAGTCTTGGCCGTTTTTCAAGATGTCAACAAGATTTGGAAAGAAGACTATTTACCGATGGAATGGGTTCATAAAATATCTATTATCCCTTATCGAGTCGTCGGAAAGGAAAATCAGCTAATGGCCGCGGTCAAGCCGGAAGAGGTAGTGATTCATGATGGAGACGAAGCATACCATACGAATCGGCTATTGTTAGCTTTTGTCAATCAAAAGTTATCATCTGAAGATAGTTTTGATTGTATTATTCATCCTAAGATTCTCCAACAGTCAGATCATGAACAGGTTTCCTAA
- the ftsZ gene encoding cell division protein FtsZ, with the protein MLDFETYVDQLATIKVIGVGGGGNNAVNRMIEHGVQGVEFIAVNTDAQALNLSKAEIKLQIGGKLTRGLGAGANPDVGRKAAEESKEQLEEVIQGADMVFVTAGMGGGTGTGAAPIIASIAKELGALTVGVVTRPFSFEGRKRATQAASGITSMKEAVDTLIVIPNDRLLEIVDKSTPMLEAFKEADNVLRQGVQGISDLIAVPGLINLDFADVKTIMSNKGSALMGIGIASGENRAQEAAKKAISSPLLETSIDGAQGVLMNITGGMNLSLYEVQEAADIVASASDQEVNMIFGSVINENLNDEIVVTVIATGFREDLSQNKPMRPNLNKNNFNTNHSQTQTGSPTQPVPKPKRETQVKEDTYQEQPRSNSNSQEDLLDIPTFLRNRNNRI; encoded by the coding sequence ATGTTGGATTTTGAAACATATGTAGACCAATTAGCAACAATAAAAGTAATTGGTGTCGGTGGCGGTGGCAACAATGCAGTTAATCGGATGATTGAACATGGTGTCCAAGGGGTTGAATTTATCGCAGTCAATACCGATGCTCAAGCATTAAATCTTTCGAAGGCCGAAATAAAATTACAAATTGGTGGTAAATTAACACGGGGTCTTGGAGCAGGAGCTAACCCAGATGTTGGTAGGAAAGCTGCCGAAGAAAGTAAAGAACAATTAGAAGAAGTAATACAAGGAGCGGATATGGTCTTTGTTACTGCTGGAATGGGTGGTGGAACAGGGACTGGTGCCGCACCAATAATCGCGAGCATTGCGAAAGAATTAGGCGCACTGACAGTAGGTGTCGTTACAAGACCTTTTAGTTTTGAAGGTAGAAAACGGGCAACACAAGCAGCTAGTGGAATTACTTCTATGAAGGAAGCTGTGGATACATTAATTGTAATACCTAATGATCGGTTATTAGAAATCGTAGACAAGAGTACCCCTATGTTAGAAGCATTTAAAGAAGCGGATAATGTACTGCGACAAGGTGTTCAAGGGATTTCTGATTTAATTGCTGTACCTGGTTTAATCAATCTAGACTTTGCTGACGTAAAAACAATTATGTCTAACAAAGGTTCTGCACTCATGGGCATTGGTATCGCTTCTGGAGAAAATCGTGCTCAAGAAGCTGCAAAAAAAGCAATTTCCTCACCATTATTAGAAACATCAATCGATGGGGCTCAAGGCGTTCTTATGAATATTACTGGTGGAATGAATTTAAGTTTATATGAAGTACAAGAGGCAGCCGATATTGTTGCTTCAGCATCAGACCAGGAAGTAAATATGATTTTTGGATCAGTTATTAATGAGAATTTGAATGATGAAATTGTAGTTACTGTGATTGCAACTGGTTTTAGAGAAGATTTAAGTCAAAATAAACCAATGCGGCCCAATTTAAATAAAAATAATTTCAATACAAATCATAGCCAAACTCAAACGGGCTCTCCAACTCAACCTGTTCCAAAGCCAAAGAGAGAGACACAAGTTAAAGAAGATACTTATCAAGAGCAACCACGTTCTAACTCAAATTCTCAAGAAGATTTACTAGATATACCTACATTTTTACGAAACCGAAATAATCGAATCTAA